DNA from Actinoplanes sp. SE50/110:
TTGATCTCGATCAGGTCGAGGTCCTCGACGGTCAGGTTCGCCTTGCCCAGCGCGTGCTTGATCGCGTTGGCCGGCTGCGACTGCAGCGAGCTGTCCGGGCCGGCCACGTTGCCGTGCGCGGTGATCTCGGCGAGCCAGGTCAGGCCCAGCTCCTCGGCCTTGGCCCGGCTCATCACCACGACCGCGGCGGCGCCGTCGGAGATCGGCGACGAGGTGGCCGCGGTGATCGTGCCGTCCGGCCGGAACGCCGGGCGCAGCTTGGCCAGGCCCTCGGCGGTGGTGTCCGGGCGCACCCCCTCGTCGGTGTCGATCGGGCCGGGCGCCCGACGGTCACCGGAGGGCAGCGGCTCGATCTCCTCGGCGAACCGGCCCTCGCGCTGCGCGGCGGCCGCCCGCTGGTGGCTGAGCGCGGCGAACGCGTCCTGCTCGGCCCGGCTGATGTTCAGCGTGCCGCCGGCCACCTCGGTGGACTCGCCCATCGACACCCCGGCCCACGGGTCGGTCAGGCCGTCGAGCGCCATGTGGTCACGGACCGTGGTGTCGCCGAACTTGGTCCCCTTGCGCTGGTCCATCAGCAGGTGCGGCGCGTTGGTCATCGACTCCATGCCACCGGCCACCACGATCTCGCACTCGCCGGCCCGGATCAGCTGGTCGGCCAGCGCGATCGCGTCGAGCCCGGAGAGGCAGACCTTGTTGATGGTGAGCGCCGGGGTGGACATCGGGATGCCGGCCGCGACGGCCGCCTGGCGGGCCGGGATCTGGCCGGCGCCGGCCTGCAGCACCTGGCCCATGATGACGTACTGCACCTGGTCGGGGGCGACGCCGCCGCGGGCCAGGGCGGCGGCGATGGCGTGCGCACCCAGCGCGGTGGCGGGGAGGTGCTTGAGGTTGCCCAGCAGCCGCCCCATCGGGGTGCGGGCGCCACTGACGATCACAGAGCTGGTCACGGGTCACGTCCGATCTGCGGCGGCCGGGTGCGGTGGACACCCCGGCCGGCTTAACGAAGAGTCAGGTCCGAGACTAATGGCATGACTGACGACACATCGAGTACCGGTCGGCGCGAGAATCTCACACTCGCCGGCGACGACCTGCCGGGGATCGGCCTCCTCCGGATCGACCATGTCGGCATCGCGGTGCCCGACCTGGACGAGGCCATCCGCTTCTATGGGGAAAAGTTCGGTTTGCGGTGTGTGCATCAAGAGACCAATGACGAACAGGGTGTCCGGGAGGC
Protein-coding regions in this window:
- a CDS encoding acetyl-CoA C-acetyltransferase, giving the protein MGRLLGNLKHLPATALGAHAIAAALARGGVAPDQVQYVIMGQVLQAGAGQIPARQAAVAAGIPMSTPALTINKVCLSGLDAIALADQLIRAGECEIVVAGGMESMTNAPHLLMDQRKGTKFGDTTVRDHMALDGLTDPWAGVSMGESTEVAGGTLNISRAEQDAFAALSHQRAAAAQREGRFAEEIEPLPSGDRRAPGPIDTDEGVRPDTTAEGLAKLRPAFRPDGTITAATSSPISDGAAAVVVMSRAKAEELGLTWLAEITAHGNVAGPDSSLQSQPANAIKHALGKANLTVEDLDLIEINEAFAQVAIQSMRELKVDESKVNVNGGAIALGHPIGMSGARLVLTLALELKRRGGGTGAASLCGGGGQGDALIIKVPA